A window from Kovacikia minuta CCNUW1 encodes these proteins:
- the mutS gene encoding DNA mismatch repair protein MutS: MTDSASPDDSLSGLPERLIKHTVRYADHRSVDRALLTPMMRHYVDLKDQYPHALLLYRVGDFFETFFQDAVTIARELELVLTAKDAGKEIGRVPLAGIPHHALDRYCALLVEKGYAVAVCDQTEDAADAQGRLVQREVTRVITPGTVLEEGMLNARRNNFLAAVVIAGNHWGLAYADVSTGEFLTTQSQDLEQLTQELMRLQPSEVLVPTNAPDLISLLRPGEKSEHLPDCLPPQFCYTLRSQAPFVLAEARYRLLQRFKLRSLEGLGCEHLPLAVRAAGGVLEYLESTSERGKIKDEGGGMRDEKRKSSSSPILHPSALQQVPLQPLCTYTLSEYLVIDHQTRRNLEITQTTRDGTFHGSLLWALDKTVTAMGSRALRRWLLQPLLNLEEICDRQDTIQELLENGPLRQELQRLLKQIYDLERLAGRAGSGTANARDLVALADSLARLPDLSRLVEMGKSRHLQDLQQVPPILEQLGHTLHAHLVDSPPLYLTEGNLIRSGVNLHLDELRQQVDTDQEWIKNLEVLERERTGIQSLKVGYSKTFGYYLSISRTKSAQVPKEYDRKQTLTNEERYITADLKERETRILLAREDLNRLEYEIFAELRSQVGEQAELIRTVARAVAAIDVLCGLAEVAVYQGYCCPQITHTREITILDGRHPVVEQSLPAGFFVPNSTELGSEERGVRGEEKERKSGVRSQEPEGEEDREDREDGEENSVSSLQSPAPSPQSPTQNLKLKTQTSSHPSPPTPDLIVLTAAQRQWQKLLPAPGGINSTDGAGGKFCPRSGSNPGNLRSHLYPCGRGG, encoded by the coding sequence ATGACAGATTCTGCATCTCCAGATGATTCCCTCAGTGGGTTGCCTGAACGATTAATTAAGCACACGGTTCGGTATGCGGATCATCGATCGGTTGATCGTGCCCTGCTGACCCCAATGATGCGGCATTATGTGGACCTGAAAGACCAGTATCCCCATGCGCTGCTGCTGTATCGGGTGGGGGATTTTTTCGAGACGTTTTTTCAGGATGCCGTTACGATCGCCAGAGAATTAGAGCTAGTCCTGACCGCTAAGGATGCAGGCAAGGAAATTGGCCGGGTGCCGCTGGCGGGCATTCCCCACCATGCCCTCGATCGCTACTGCGCGTTGTTGGTGGAAAAAGGTTACGCCGTTGCGGTCTGTGATCAGACGGAGGATGCAGCGGATGCCCAGGGACGTCTGGTGCAACGGGAAGTTACCCGTGTCATTACCCCCGGCACTGTACTGGAAGAGGGAATGCTCAATGCCCGTCGCAATAACTTCCTGGCGGCCGTCGTAATTGCAGGGAACCACTGGGGATTGGCCTATGCAGATGTCTCTACCGGAGAATTTCTCACCACCCAATCGCAAGACCTGGAACAACTGACCCAGGAACTGATGCGGTTGCAACCTTCGGAGGTACTGGTACCCACCAATGCCCCCGATTTGATTAGTTTGTTGCGACCGGGGGAAAAATCGGAACATTTACCCGATTGTCTGCCGCCCCAGTTTTGTTACACGCTCCGATCTCAGGCTCCGTTTGTCCTGGCAGAAGCTCGGTACCGCCTGTTGCAACGCTTCAAGTTGCGATCGCTGGAAGGTTTGGGTTGTGAGCATTTACCACTGGCAGTTCGGGCAGCAGGGGGGGTACTGGAATATCTGGAAAGTACTTCTGAGCGGGGAAAAATAAAGGATGAGGGTGGAGGGATGAGGGATGAAAAAAGAAAAAGCTCCTCATCCCCCATCCTTCATCCCTCCGCCCTCCAACAGGTACCCCTTCAACCCCTTTGCACCTATACCCTGAGTGAGTATCTGGTGATCGATCATCAGACCCGCCGGAATTTGGAAATTACGCAGACCACGCGGGATGGGACGTTTCATGGATCGCTGCTGTGGGCCTTGGATAAAACAGTAACCGCGATGGGAAGTCGGGCACTGCGGCGCTGGTTGTTGCAACCCCTCCTGAATCTGGAAGAAATTTGCGATCGCCAGGATACGATCCAGGAACTGCTTGAAAACGGTCCTTTACGCCAGGAGTTGCAACGCCTACTGAAGCAGATCTATGACCTGGAGCGGTTAGCTGGTCGGGCTGGTTCGGGCACTGCCAACGCCCGCGACCTAGTTGCCCTGGCAGACTCTCTGGCCCGTTTACCCGACCTATCACGGTTAGTGGAAATGGGTAAATCCCGCCATCTTCAAGACTTACAGCAGGTGCCCCCCATCCTCGAACAATTGGGGCACACCCTGCATGCCCATCTGGTAGACTCCCCCCCCCTCTATCTGACCGAGGGCAACCTGATTCGATCGGGGGTCAACCTGCATCTGGATGAACTGCGGCAACAGGTAGACACAGACCAGGAATGGATCAAAAACCTGGAAGTGCTGGAACGGGAACGCACAGGCATTCAATCATTAAAAGTTGGTTACAGCAAAACCTTTGGCTACTACCTGAGTATCTCCCGCACCAAGTCTGCCCAGGTACCGAAGGAATACGATCGCAAACAAACCCTGACCAACGAAGAACGGTACATTACCGCCGATCTGAAGGAACGGGAAACCCGAATTTTGCTGGCACGGGAAGACCTGAACCGCCTGGAATATGAGATTTTTGCGGAGCTACGATCGCAGGTGGGGGAGCAGGCAGAACTGATTCGCACCGTTGCCCGTGCCGTTGCTGCGATCGATGTCTTGTGTGGGCTGGCAGAGGTCGCCGTCTACCAGGGCTACTGCTGCCCTCAAATCACCCATACCCGCGAGATCACCATTCTTGACGGTCGTCACCCGGTCGTCGAGCAGTCTCTCCCAGCCGGGTTCTTTGTCCCGAACTCGACGGAGTTAGGAAGTGAGGAGAGAGGAGTGAGGGGTGAGGAGAAAGAAAGGAAGTCAGGAGTCAGGAGTCAGGAGCCAGAAGGTGAGGAAGATAGGGAAGATAGGGAAGATGGGGAAGAAAATTCAGTCTCCAGTCTCCAGTCCCCAGCCCCCAGTCCCCAGTCCCCAACTCAAAACTTAAAACTTAAAACTCAAACCTCTTCTCACCCCTCACCCCCCACTCCCGATTTGATCGTTCTCACGGCGGCCCAACGCCAGTGGCAAAAGCTGTTACCTGCGCCAGGTGGGATTAATTCAACTGATGGCGCAGGTGGGAAGTTTTGTCCCCGCAGCGGCAGCAACCCTGGGAATTTGCGATCGCATCTTTACCCGTGTGGGCGCGGTGGATGA
- a CDS encoding Hpt domain-containing protein, which translates to MQATKQQQILGYFIEEAKEHLDTIEQGLLNLKATMADQENLNELFRAAHSIKGGAAMLGFSSIQKIGHYLEDSFKLLKEHPVEIDQPLENLFFKGFDTLKDLVEELQSPYGLREENAEQTLREAEPVFTELQNYLAQRVRASRGGTGQQQPPASQPVVRPSGELAALLNAALRKMLELFKQGDSATGRQQLTAFCSRLSQLHPSPSWRGLLQTAQAAIANSKTSYSVLAPLVIKELKQAGDLLIAGRANEITPSKNLQQLTPSSPPKAPATISPTQTPATTPPPSSREQLAAKPQQISIPAEPRAAARALLDAFNKQQLIEIAEFLMKAIQ; encoded by the coding sequence GTGCAAGCCACCAAACAACAGCAAATTTTGGGTTATTTCATTGAGGAAGCCAAGGAACACCTCGATACGATCGAGCAAGGCTTGTTGAATCTGAAAGCCACAATGGCAGATCAGGAAAATTTGAACGAACTGTTTCGGGCAGCCCACTCCATCAAAGGTGGAGCTGCGATGTTGGGCTTCAGCAGTATCCAAAAAATAGGACACTACCTGGAAGATAGTTTCAAACTGTTAAAGGAACATCCAGTCGAAATTGACCAACCGTTAGAGAACCTGTTCTTCAAAGGATTTGACACGCTTAAGGATCTAGTCGAAGAGCTTCAGTCTCCCTATGGTTTGCGGGAGGAAAACGCTGAGCAAACGCTACGGGAAGCGGAACCGGTGTTTACAGAATTACAAAACTATCTCGCGCAACGAGTGCGGGCAAGTAGGGGTGGAACAGGTCAGCAGCAGCCCCCAGCCAGCCAGCCAGTCGTCCGCCCCAGTGGGGAACTGGCTGCCCTCTTAAATGCGGCTTTAAGGAAAATGCTGGAGCTATTTAAGCAGGGAGATTCAGCAACCGGCCGCCAGCAACTCACAGCCTTTTGTAGCCGCTTAAGTCAACTCCATCCCAGTCCTTCGTGGCGGGGATTGTTGCAAACGGCTCAAGCGGCGATCGCCAACTCCAAGACTTCCTACTCGGTTTTGGCTCCCCTGGTGATTAAAGAACTCAAACAGGCAGGTGATTTGCTGATTGCAGGCAGAGCCAACGAAATTACTCCCAGCAAAAACCTTCAGCAGCTTACTCCTTCATCCCCACCCAAAGCTCCTGCAACGATTTCTCCAACTCAGACCCCAGCGACCACACCCCCACCTTCAAGTCGAGAACAGCTTGCTGCTAAGCCCCAGCAAATTTCGATTCCTGCCGAACCAAGAGCAGCAGCCAGGGCATTGCTAGACGCCTTCAACAAACAACAGTTAATCGAGATTGCCGAGTTTTTGATGAAGGCAATTCAGTAG
- the psaC gene encoding photosystem I iron-sulfur center protein PsaC has protein sequence MSHTVKIYDTCIGCTQCVRACPTDVLEMVPWNGCKAGQIASSPRTEDCVGCKRCETACPTDFLSIRVYLGAETTRSMGLAY, from the coding sequence ATGTCTCATACAGTCAAAATCTATGACACCTGCATTGGGTGTACCCAATGTGTTCGTGCCTGCCCCACCGACGTTCTAGAAATGGTTCCCTGGAATGGCTGCAAGGCAGGTCAAATTGCTTCCTCTCCCAGAACAGAGGATTGTGTTGGTTGCAAGCGGTGCGAAACTGCTTGTCCTACCGACTTTTTGAGCATCCGGGTTTACCTGGGAGCCGAAACAACCCGCAGCATGGGTCTGGCTTACTAA
- the pgr5 gene encoding cyclic electron transport protein PGR5, producing MFAPIIVLVRRFLGDARFVRLRGQGIALHAKVINQFCDRFGIERTQRQNMIRLARDNGKRLGLLA from the coding sequence ATGTTTGCACCCATTATTGTTCTGGTTCGTCGTTTTTTGGGGGATGCCCGCTTTGTGCGTTTACGAGGACAGGGAATTGCGCTCCATGCTAAGGTCATTAACCAGTTCTGCGATCGCTTCGGAATTGAGCGCACCCAGCGTCAAAACATGATTCGTTTAGCCCGCGACAACGGCAAGCGTCTGGGCTTACTCGCTTAA
- a CDS encoding GFA family protein, producing MMSELTTYAGGCHCGAVRFQVSLDEAELVASDCNCSICRKKGFLHLIVPPDRFALLSGDANLVTYTFNTGTAKHLFCQVCGIHAFYRPRSHPNCFDVNVRCLDGDVLSRFRIEPFDGKNWEQQVDSLKSVFPSAPMQ from the coding sequence ATGATGAGTGAATTGACCACCTATGCAGGCGGGTGTCACTGTGGAGCAGTTCGCTTTCAAGTTAGCCTTGACGAAGCAGAACTGGTAGCATCCGATTGCAACTGTTCGATTTGTCGTAAGAAGGGGTTTTTGCACCTGATCGTGCCGCCCGATCGCTTCGCCCTCCTGAGCGGTGACGCCAACCTGGTCACCTATACGTTTAATACAGGAACCGCTAAACATTTGTTTTGCCAGGTTTGTGGGATTCACGCCTTCTACCGTCCGCGATCGCATCCAAACTGCTTCGATGTAAATGTGCGCTGCCTGGATGGAGATGTTCTTTCCCGGTTTCGAATCGAACCCTTTGATGGCAAAAATTGGGAACAACAGGTAGATTCCCTCAAGTCCGTATTCCCCTCTGCTCCAATGCAGTAG
- a CDS encoding slipin family protein: MGTIIGTVFGAMLILLASGLKLDREYQRGVIFRLGRASGIRGPGLYWVIPVVDQKVQVDVRTRTVNIEPQETVTADSVTIRVNAVLYYRILDPSKAINRVENFEMAVYQIALTTLRNVVGQNILDDVLQNRDKINIKVQEIVDEITEPWGIVIERVEMKDVEIPPGMQRAMAKEAEAIREKRARLIKAAAEQEASLKLAEASQNISANPAALELRRLQMLTEIGAENNTTTIVMMPSDFINAAKRIAEPHPNITPTPTAQPFNPEVLLNTRQPEEHDR, from the coding sequence ATGGGAACTATCATCGGTACAGTTTTTGGAGCCATGCTGATTTTGCTGGCTTCCGGCCTTAAGCTCGATCGCGAGTACCAGCGGGGCGTCATTTTTCGCCTCGGACGAGCCAGCGGCATCAGGGGACCGGGGTTGTACTGGGTTATTCCTGTGGTAGACCAGAAAGTTCAGGTCGATGTCCGCACCCGCACGGTCAACATTGAACCCCAGGAAACCGTAACGGCTGATAGTGTCACGATTCGAGTGAATGCTGTGCTTTATTACCGGATTTTAGACCCGTCTAAGGCAATTAACCGGGTTGAGAATTTTGAAATGGCGGTTTACCAGATTGCCTTAACGACATTGCGGAATGTGGTTGGGCAAAACATTCTGGATGATGTTTTGCAAAATCGGGACAAAATTAATATCAAAGTTCAGGAAATTGTGGATGAAATTACAGAACCCTGGGGCATTGTGATTGAGCGGGTAGAAATGAAGGATGTCGAAATTCCGCCGGGAATGCAACGAGCAATGGCAAAGGAAGCGGAAGCCATTCGAGAAAAGCGTGCCCGTTTAATCAAAGCAGCGGCGGAACAGGAAGCGTCTTTGAAACTGGCAGAAGCGTCTCAAAATATCAGTGCTAATCCTGCTGCATTGGAGCTGCGGCGTCTGCAAATGCTAACTGAAATTGGGGCTGAAAATAACACAACGACGATCGTCATGATGCCTTCAGATTTTATCAATGCGGCGAAACGGATCGCAGAACCCCATCCAAATATTACCCCTACCCCAACCGCTCAACCCTTTAATCCAGAAGTCCTGCTGAATACCAGACAACCTGAGGAACACGATCGCTAA
- a CDS encoding MutS-related protein translates to MAQVGSFVPAAAATLGICDRIFTRVGAVDDLATGQSTFMVEMNETANILNHATARSLVLLDEIGRGTATFDGLSIAWSVAEHLAVEIGARTIFATHYHELNELASILPNVANYQVTVKELPDQIVFLHKVQPGGADRSYGIEAGRLAGLPASVIQRARQVMTQIEKHSKIAVGLRKGSQPNSTREKNGMYQLADQPIEQLDIFGN, encoded by the coding sequence ATGGCGCAGGTGGGAAGTTTTGTCCCCGCAGCGGCAGCAACCCTGGGAATTTGCGATCGCATCTTTACCCGTGTGGGCGCGGTGGATGACCTGGCAACGGGGCAGTCTACTTTTATGGTGGAAATGAACGAAACCGCGAATATTTTGAACCATGCAACCGCGCGATCGCTCGTTCTGTTAGACGAAATTGGACGGGGAACGGCTACTTTTGATGGGTTGTCGATCGCCTGGTCTGTGGCAGAACATCTAGCAGTCGAGATCGGTGCCCGTACCATTTTTGCCACCCACTACCATGAACTGAACGAACTGGCATCGATTCTGCCGAATGTGGCGAACTATCAGGTGACCGTAAAGGAATTGCCCGACCAAATCGTGTTTTTGCATAAAGTCCAACCAGGCGGAGCCGATCGCTCCTACGGCATTGAAGCGGGACGCCTGGCAGGATTACCCGCTTCCGTGATCCAGCGGGCACGCCAGGTCATGACCCAGATTGAAAAACACAGCAAAATTGCGGTAGGACTCCGCAAGGGAAGTCAACCAAACTCCACCCGCGAGAAAAACGGCATGTATCAACTTGCGGATCAGCCCATCGAGCAATTGGATATTTTTGGCAACTGA
- the mutL gene encoding DNA mismatch repair endonuclease MutL: MASGIQALPSAVVHLMAAGEVIDSLAAVVRELAENALDAGATRISISLYPDQWRIRIADNGAGMSLEDLQQAAAPHTTSKICSSQDLSKIRSLGFRGEALYSLTQLARLEIISRAAVSTEGWWIAYDTQGKPIQIEPAAIAPGTIVTVSDIFAAWSVRREGLPPLAQQLKTVQTVIYQLALCHPHVTWQVEQNDRDWFNLWMGKTARQILPQILRDVQVNDLQELQVEVGEKASPSLYLLLGLPDRCHRHRSDWVRVALNGRFVQILELEQAILSGFRRTLPRDRFPVCFVHLHVPPDQIDWNRHPAKSEVYLHHLNVWREQVTQAIDQALRLSPINLSDTFYSDRVGNLLKTAESEGGYYLNQRQKSEGRGQRVEGEGAGEDGGDGEENPLPTPYSPLPTSLRAIAQLHNTYILAEHPSGVWLIEQHIAHERVLYEQLCDRWRLMPLSSPITLSHLSPHQVAQLQRLELEIEPFGEQIWMVRTAPELLAQRQDCSDALIELSLGGDLQTAQVATACRSAIRNGTSLTLEEMQILLNQWQQTRNPRTCPHGRPICLTLEESSLARFFRRHWVIGKSHGI; the protein is encoded by the coding sequence ATGGCATCTGGTATTCAGGCGTTACCCTCAGCAGTTGTGCATCTCATGGCAGCAGGCGAAGTGATTGATTCACTGGCGGCTGTGGTTCGAGAGTTGGCAGAAAACGCCCTGGATGCGGGTGCGACGCGTATCAGTATTTCCCTCTATCCCGATCAATGGCGAATTCGGATTGCTGATAACGGGGCTGGTATGAGCCTGGAAGATTTGCAACAGGCTGCCGCGCCCCATACCACCAGCAAAATTTGTAGCAGTCAGGATTTGTCAAAAATCCGGAGCCTGGGATTTCGGGGAGAAGCGCTATACAGCCTGACGCAGTTGGCGAGACTGGAAATCATTAGCCGTGCTGCTGTAAGCACCGAGGGCTGGTGGATTGCCTACGATACTCAGGGCAAGCCAATTCAGATCGAACCCGCCGCGATCGCCCCCGGCACCATTGTTACGGTCAGCGATATTTTTGCTGCCTGGTCTGTCCGCCGGGAAGGGCTACCACCCCTGGCGCAGCAACTCAAAACCGTTCAAACCGTCATCTATCAACTGGCTCTCTGCCATCCCCACGTCACCTGGCAGGTCGAGCAAAACGATCGCGACTGGTTCAACCTGTGGATGGGCAAAACTGCCCGTCAAATTTTGCCTCAGATTCTGCGGGATGTGCAGGTTAATGATTTACAGGAGTTACAGGTTGAAGTGGGAGAAAAGGCATCTCCCTCTCTCTACCTCCTGCTGGGTCTGCCCGATCGCTGTCATCGGCATCGCTCGGACTGGGTGCGGGTGGCATTAAATGGGCGATTTGTGCAGATTTTGGAACTGGAGCAAGCCATTTTGTCTGGATTTCGGCGAACCTTGCCCCGCGATCGCTTTCCAGTTTGTTTCGTCCATCTTCACGTGCCCCCTGATCAAATTGATTGGAACCGCCATCCGGCCAAGTCGGAAGTTTACCTGCATCACCTGAACGTTTGGAGAGAACAAGTAACTCAGGCGATCGATCAGGCGCTACGCCTCAGCCCCATTAATTTGTCTGACACCTTTTATTCCGATCGGGTGGGTAACCTCCTCAAAACTGCTGAAAGTGAAGGCGGTTATTATCTGAATCAAAGGCAAAAGTCAGAGGGCAGAGGGCAGAGGGTAGAAGGTGAGGGAGCTGGGGAAGATGGGGGAGATGGGGAAGAAAATCCACTTCCTACTCCCTACTCCCCACTTCCCACTTCCCTGCGGGCGATCGCCCAACTCCACAATACCTATATCCTTGCCGAACATCCCTCTGGGGTTTGGCTGATTGAGCAGCACATTGCCCACGAGCGCGTTTTGTATGAACAGTTATGCGATCGCTGGCGGCTGATGCCGCTTAGCTCTCCCATTACTTTGAGCCATCTTTCGCCCCATCAGGTGGCTCAATTGCAACGGTTGGAATTGGAAATAGAACCGTTTGGTGAACAAATTTGGATGGTCAGAACAGCCCCAGAGCTTTTAGCCCAACGACAGGATTGCTCCGATGCCCTGATCGAACTTAGCCTGGGCGGAGATTTACAAACGGCACAGGTTGCCACTGCCTGCCGTAGTGCCATCCGCAATGGCACATCACTCACCCTGGAGGAAATGCAAATTCTGCTCAATCAATGGCAGCAAACCCGTAATCCGCGTACCTGCCCCCACGGTCGCCCCATCTGCCTCACGTTAGAAGAATCTTCCCTGGCTCGCTTCTTCCGACGCCACTGGGTGATTGGTAAAAGTCATGGCATTTAA
- the psb34 gene encoding photosystem II assembly protein Psb34, which produces MYTVNEEGLLNNYAIEPAIQYAEYPSPEQQRRYAFQGAIATLFVTALILTSLAVG; this is translated from the coding sequence ATGTACACCGTCAACGAAGAAGGTCTGTTGAACAATTACGCCATTGAGCCTGCTATTCAATACGCTGAATATCCCTCCCCTGAGCAACAACGCCGTTATGCGTTTCAGGGCGCGATCGCTACACTGTTTGTCACTGCATTGATTCTGACTTCGCTTGCAGTGGGTTAA
- the sufU gene encoding Fe-S cluster assembly sulfur transfer protein SufU — MALENLRDLYQQVILERYKKPRHRGKTEPTDRYQKGHNPSCGDTIELTLKLSPAGDQIEDVKFEGEGCAIAMASADLMAEAIRGKTLDEALQMVQRFQTMMQGKDEFPPELRKLNVMQGVSQFPVRIKCATLTWHTLKAALEASNAQAVGVVSNE; from the coding sequence ATGGCTCTGGAAAATCTCCGCGATCTGTATCAACAAGTCATCCTGGAACGTTACAAAAAACCTCGCCATCGTGGCAAAACGGAGCCGACAGACCGTTATCAGAAGGGGCACAATCCGTCCTGCGGTGACACGATCGAACTCACCCTGAAGCTCAGTCCTGCGGGTGATCAGATTGAGGATGTCAAATTTGAAGGGGAGGGATGCGCGATCGCGATGGCATCCGCTGACTTGATGGCAGAAGCCATTCGTGGCAAAACCCTTGATGAAGCTTTACAGATGGTGCAGCGATTTCAAACCATGATGCAGGGCAAAGATGAGTTCCCACCTGAGTTACGGAAGCTTAACGTCATGCAGGGAGTTTCCCAATTTCCAGTCCGGATCAAATGTGCCACCCTCACCTGGCACACCCTCAAAGCTGCCCTTGAAGCGTCGAATGCTCAAGCCGTTGGGGTTGTGAGTAATGAATAA
- a CDS encoding SOS response-associated peptidase, translating into MCGRFSQSKSAETLSSAFQLAVPGWTPRYNIAPTQAIPTVSLMSAEPERQFRLLRWGLVPGWAKDLSMGAKLINARSETVAEKPSFRSAFKQRRCLILADGFYEWQRSQGKKQPYYIQMCEGQPFAFAGLWERWQKGDSPIESCTILTTQANELMQPIHDRMPVILSPQDYDLWLDPTTPAEKLHSLLLPYDAQEMQRYPVSSIVNSAANENPDCVKPFIPTD; encoded by the coding sequence ATGTGTGGACGATTCAGTCAAAGCAAATCAGCCGAAACCCTTTCCAGTGCTTTTCAACTGGCGGTTCCAGGGTGGACACCGCGCTATAACATTGCCCCGACACAAGCCATACCCACGGTTTCTCTGATGTCTGCTGAACCAGAACGGCAGTTCAGATTGTTGCGTTGGGGACTGGTTCCAGGTTGGGCAAAGGATTTATCAATGGGGGCAAAGTTGATCAATGCCCGATCTGAAACGGTTGCCGAAAAACCTTCCTTTCGATCGGCATTTAAGCAGCGAAGGTGTTTGATTCTGGCGGATGGGTTCTATGAATGGCAGCGATCGCAGGGCAAAAAGCAGCCCTACTATATTCAAATGTGCGAGGGACAACCCTTTGCCTTTGCTGGACTGTGGGAACGCTGGCAGAAGGGGGATTCTCCCATAGAATCCTGTACGATTCTGACAACCCAGGCAAATGAGTTGATGCAGCCCATTCACGATCGAATGCCCGTCATTCTTTCCCCCCAGGACTATGATCTGTGGCTTGATCCAACCACCCCTGCGGAGAAACTCCACTCCCTTCTGCTTCCCTATGATGCTCAGGAGATGCAACGTTATCCCGTTAGTTCGATCGTCAACAGTGCCGCCAACGAAAATCCTGATTGCGTGAAACCCTTCATCCCTACAGATTGA
- a CDS encoding geranylgeranyl reductase family protein gives MQSYDLIVCGAGPAGAMAAATAARKGLKVALLEKCPLPRHKTCGGGTPMVMQDFLYNLVPEAFVESDVLYMRHTWNFADPFLGAINPSETDRRFSLWMVQRSLFDHALVHQAWQAGSQVFDGVAVRSVEVDADQVRVNAQIVKSNGGLSKGSEFTATARYLIGADGANGLTAKAANLRQHRTIALGMEVEFPHQWGTGHPDLRPDVLHLEYGAVQRGYAWVFPKADHLNVGAGIFSLRQGDIRSSHQAREALQKAIFTYLETLQLQYDPTRMKFHAHPLPTWCGREPLHTGDGRILLVGDAAGLINPLFGDGILPAVKSGTIAATCVAEGTTSTYSDRIHAEFASSFDAARRLANLFYQYPHFFYRYGVKYEKSTRLATRLIAGDIQFNNILGRTLLKVGKSMVQDLLPPWMGFVYR, from the coding sequence GTGCAAAGTTACGACCTGATTGTTTGTGGGGCGGGTCCAGCAGGGGCAATGGCTGCGGCAACGGCTGCCCGGAAGGGACTCAAGGTAGCTTTGTTGGAGAAATGCCCGCTTCCTCGCCACAAAACCTGTGGTGGTGGCACACCGATGGTGATGCAGGACTTTCTCTACAATCTGGTGCCAGAGGCGTTTGTCGAATCGGATGTGCTCTACATGCGCCACACCTGGAATTTTGCCGATCCGTTTCTGGGCGCAATTAATCCTTCTGAGACCGATCGCCGATTTTCGCTGTGGATGGTGCAGCGTTCGCTGTTCGACCATGCCTTGGTGCATCAGGCATGGCAGGCGGGCAGTCAGGTATTTGATGGTGTGGCGGTTCGCTCTGTCGAAGTGGATGCTGATCAGGTCAGGGTTAACGCTCAGATCGTCAAATCTAATGGAGGTTTGAGCAAAGGGTCAGAGTTTACTGCAACGGCAAGATACCTCATTGGTGCGGATGGTGCCAATGGCTTGACAGCCAAGGCAGCAAACCTGCGACAGCATCGGACGATCGCTTTGGGGATGGAAGTGGAATTCCCGCATCAATGGGGTACTGGTCATCCCGATCTCCGCCCCGACGTTTTGCACCTGGAATATGGAGCAGTGCAGCGGGGGTATGCCTGGGTATTTCCTAAAGCAGACCACTTAAATGTGGGGGCGGGTATATTTTCCTTGCGTCAGGGAGATATCCGTAGCAGCCACCAGGCGCGAGAAGCTTTACAAAAAGCTATTTTTACTTATCTGGAAACCCTTCAACTTCAATATGATCCGACCCGGATGAAGTTCCATGCCCATCCTTTGCCGACCTGGTGTGGCAGAGAGCCGTTACATACTGGCGATGGGCGTATTTTACTGGTGGGGGATGCTGCCGGATTGATTAACCCCCTGTTTGGAGATGGAATTTTACCTGCCGTCAAGAGCGGAACGATCGCCGCAACCTGCGTAGCAGAGGGAACGACTTCAACCTACAGCGATCGTATTCATGCTGAATTTGCCAGCAGTTTCGATGCTGCCCGCAGACTGGCTAACCTCTTCTACCAATATCCCCATTTCTTCTACCGCTATGGGGTCAAGTATGAGAAATCGACTCGGCTTGCAACCCGACTCATTGCTGGAGATATTCAGTTCAACAATATTCTGGGGCGAACCCTCCTTAAGGTGGGAAAGTCAATGGTTCAGGATTTGTTGCCGCCCTGGATGGGTTTTGTCTATCGCTGA